Proteins from a single region of Primulina tabacum isolate GXHZ01 chromosome 5, ASM2559414v2, whole genome shotgun sequence:
- the LOC142544596 gene encoding uncharacterized protein LOC142544596: protein MVRKRFRDPITGMLLAKSFDADKYLRKIGLGKEDHHFWKQVGKALLCTYTLFGVAWLLNETSPLGWWSLKPRPKEEKELAHLYERRKFPYPGDEEAMNDFIARGGMIGTTIGPKGLIENDRDSYNFQKELQDKKLEQEALKLWLRMKNEIIAELQEKGFDVE, encoded by the exons ATGGTTCGGAAGCGCTTTCGAGATCCTATAACAG GGATGTTACTGGCGAAGTCATTCGACGCCGATAAATACTTGAGGAAAATcgggttggggaaagaagaccATCATTTCTGGAAACAAGTGGGCAAAGCTCTGCTCTGCACCTACACACTTTTCGGCGTGGCATGGTTATTGAACGAGACCTCACCTCTCGGATGGTGGTCCCTGAAGCCGAGGCCAAAAGAAGAGAAAGAGCTCGCGCATCTCTACGAGCGCCGCAAGTTTCCTTACCCTGGCGACGAAGAAGCCATGAATGATTTCATTGCTAGAGGCGGGATGATTGGCACCACCATTGGTCCGAAAGGGTTAATCGAAAACGATCGAGATTCGTACAATTTCCAGAAAGAGTTGCAGGACAAGAAGTTGGAGCAGGAGGCTTTGAAACTGTGGTTGAGAATGAAGAATGAGATTATCGCCGAGCTTCAGGAGAAAGGATTCGACGTCGAATAG